Proteins encoded in a region of the Schistocerca serialis cubense isolate TAMUIC-IGC-003099 chromosome 6, iqSchSeri2.2, whole genome shotgun sequence genome:
- the LOC126484231 gene encoding axoneme-associated protein mst101(1)-like, whose protein sequence is MGKGRCREGAVQGRGSAGKERCQERVVSGKSGAGKERCREKVVLGRAVLGQIGAGIERCRDREVLGKSSARKERCWERAVPEKGGPGTEWCRERAVPGKSGAGKEWCRGGASMERVVQGKSGAGKEQYRERAGEERIFLQENQRK, encoded by the coding sequence ATGGGCAAAGGGCGGTGCAGGGAAGGTGCAGTGCAGGGAAGGGGCAGTGCTGGGAAAGAGCGGTGCCAGGAAAGAGTGGTGTCGGGAAAGAGCGGTGCTGGGAAAGAGCGGTGCCGGGAAAAAGTGGTGCTGGGAAGAGCAGTGCTGGGACAGATCGGTGCAGGGATAGAGCGGTGCAGGGACAGAGAGGTGCTGGGAAAGAGCAGTGCCAGGAAAGAGCGGTGCTGGGAAAGAGCAGTGCCAGAAAAGGGTGGTCCCGGGACAGAGTGGTGCAGGGAAAGAGCAGTGCCGGGAAAGAGCGGTGCAGGGAAAGAGTGGTGCCGGGGAGGAGCGAGCATGGAAAGAGTGGTGCAGGGAAAGAGCGGTGCAGGGAAAGAACAGTACAGGGAAAGAGCAGGAGAAGAGAGAATTTTCCTACAAGAAAACCAACGCAAATGA